GAATATCCACCGAAGGACAGTGGCCATTCACTTTTTCTCCCTCAAAGCAATCCACCTTATATTGATTGCCTATCTTTCTTATCTTCATATGCTGATCTCCGGGAGCAATTAGTACTCTCCCTGGCTTAACGTAATCCCCAGTAGCTGCCTCCTTCACCTCAAGAGGTGTACTTGTATTCATACGATCAGCAAACATCCGTGAAAATCCAGGTGGAATATGTTGAACAATCACAATTCCGGGTATGTTTTCTGGCATTGTTTTTAAGATATCATAGATTGCTTCTGTACCTCCGGTTGAAGCTCCAATGGCAATAATATGATTAGGATTATACTCTCGTTTCACTACTTTATCGTCTACCCTAGGTACCGAGGGTTTTAGCGGCGAGTAGTCTGGTTTGTAGATAACTTTTGATTTAGATGCAATTTTTATCTTATTAATCAAATCATAGATAAAATTCTCTACGCTCTTAACAGAATTCCCATCTGGCTTCCTTACGAAATCAACAGCTCCTGCATGAATTGCATCAAATACTGCTCCGTTTACAGCGCTGACCATAATGATTGGAATTGTATATTGAGGCAGAAGTCTTCTAACAAATTCAATTCCATTCATTTTGGGCATCTCCACATCACAAGTCATAATATCCGGTTCATACTTCATGATCATTTCACTTGCTTCAAAGGGATCCTTTGCAGTGGCCACCACTTCTATCTCAGCTTCAGAAGAAATGCCTTTTGCTATGATTTGACGAAAGATTGCACTGTCATCTACAACCAAAACTCTGATTTTTTTATTATCCATAAAATCACCCCGTTACTTAGATTAGCAGAATCTAGATTTTACGATATATTGCGGGTTGAACATAATTAAATTTTGCCTCACCCCGAACTAATGATTCCGAATGTCCGATAAATAAATATCCACCATATTCCAATTGATCGTAAAATTTATTAACCAATTTATTCTTCGTTTCCGTATCGAAATATATCATAACATTTCTACAGAAGATTACATGGAACTTCTTTTTAAATGGAAATCGCTCCTCCATAAGATTAAATCTTCGAAAAATAACCTCTTTCTTTATTTTATCAGAAATTACATAATTTTCATTATCTATTTTATTAAAATAGTTTAATTTCCACTTTGGGTTTAATGTTTGAATCTCTTCACTATGATAGACTCCCGCAAGAGCTTTTTCTAGTACATTACTTGATATATCCGTTGCTAAGATTTGCGTATCCCACCAAAGCTTTTCTTTTCCAAAATACTCATCCATAATCATCGCAAGAGTATAGGGTTCCTGACCTGATGAGCAGCCTGCGCTCCATATCCGAATATCTCTATTTAATACAACCTTTGATAGGTAAGGAAGAACGATGTCTCTGAAATAGTAGAAATGCTTTTCCTCCCGCATAAAAAAAGTATGATTGGTCGTTATTTTATTAATTAATGTATGTACCGCCATCCCTGTTTTATCCGACTTGATATAATCAAAATATTCTGTAAAACTTTTAAAGTTATTTTGCATCAGAACATTTTGAAGTCTTCCTGTAACCAGGGTCTTTTTTTCATCTCTAAGATGTATTCCGTAATTTGCCTTAATATAAGCAGCTAGTTGTTCAAATTCTTTATTTGTAATCACTATCACCCGTGTACCCACCTTCTAATAAAGGGCTGTTACAATGAATTCTGATATGGAATCAATAGTAACAGCCCTTTGAATAATTACATTCTATAATTAATGTTTATTATACCGATAATACTTAATACTTACCAAAATCATTATCATTTAAATTAATCGTTGTTTTCGGTTTTGCATTCTCTTTATTCTCAGTAACGACTGAATTTTTATTCGACTTCTTTTCCACCATACTTTCAAGCATTGATAGAACTTCTGGGTTGATTTCCTCATTATTCGAAATTGTCATTCTCTTGAGCTTAAACCGTTTAACCAGATCTTTTAGTAACTCTGCCTGAGCAGACAGCTGTTCGCTAGCCGCAGCACTCTCCTAAGATGTTGCAGAATTAGTCTGTACCACTTGGGATACCTGCATAATACCTTGGTTCACCTGATTAATACCAGAAGCCTGCTCATTAGATGCAATCGCTATATCATTTACAAGATTTGCGACTTTATCTATTTCTGTAACTATTTTATTGAGTGATTCTGCTGTATCTTTCGCAATCTTTGTTCCTTCTTCGACCTTTTTAATTGAGTTTTCAATCATTTCTGTCGTTTCCTTTGCAGCATTTGCTGATCTAGCTGCAAGCGTTCTTACTTCCTCTGCCACAACTGCAAAGCCCTTACCATATTGGCCTGCTCTGGCTGCCTCTACCGCCGCATTAAGAGCAAGAATATTGGTTTGGAAAGCAATATCATCGATAACCTTGATAATTTTATTAAATGGACTCCGTATTTACCCCTGCTAAAGCAGCTTGCTCACGTACATATGCTGATGCCTTTCTATAACTTTCAAAATCCGGCAAATGTTCAACAAACAATGTAGTATCCGGTCCAAGCGTTTCACAAAGTCTGGCTACCTTTTGATAGTTTACTACTCCTTTTCCTGGCATGGTCTCATGGATTAATGTTGTATAAGCATTGTCCATTACGACATCTTTGCCATGTATGCTCTTGATGTAAGGTCCGAGTTTGGTAAAGCATTCTTCAATGAACTCGTCACAGAAGAGATATCTCCTTGGACAATTGATCATATTAACAAAATCCAAATGCACTCCAAACGCCTTCCTGTCAATATCCTTGATTAGCTGAAGGTAATCATCCGGTGAATCGGGTATCATCCAGGGCATAGACTCTATCGTAAAAAAGGTCCGCTTTGGTTTAACAGAATCGATTATCTCTCTGACAGAATCAACAATCAGTGCATACGTATCCTCGGAATAATTATCCTTATAGAAGCCGTCCCATATTTCTCCTCTGCTTCCCGCTATGTTTACACAACAGTTTGCGCCTAGCTCATCTGCCAGTTCAAGTTGATGTTTGCTAAATTCCATTGCTTCCTTTCGTTCCATATCATCCATTGAGAGGACATTTTTCCAAACGCCAACTTCTCCAATTACCAGATCATGTTCCCTGGCACATTGTAAGTATGCCTGCCTCTCTTCTCTACCTGCCCGATAATCTATTGGAGCCAAAACCGCCCTGTATTTCAATTCCTTCACCAGACTATACCATTCATCTGGATTGCTATATGGCCTTTCTATTCCTCCGCCAATTCTCATGGATGTCTCTCCTTCTCATTGTATTTTGATTTGAGTTACTATCTGTAAGCGTAATTAACGATACTCAACTTTCCTTATCATATTATACTTCATCTGCTATATTTTATAAAGTATAAAGCCGGTAAGCTATTCAATTTGTCGGTGCCATATACTAATAACGAAATACTAATTCTCCTTATAACCAAAATAAAGCCTAGGAGTATATTTAACTGCTCCTAGGCAATGAAGTTCAATACATGTACTACAGGCTTTTATGTTCAATCAAAGAATTTACTTCTTTTCTAATCTGGATAAACCTCTCTGAATCCTTTAATGATAAATCTCTGTTATATGGCAATATTACCGGAACTTCTTTTTTAACCGTTCCCGGAGTTGAAGTAAGTACGTATATCTTGCTGGATAAGAAGATAGCTTCTTCAATATCATGGGTTACAAACATAATAGTCGGTTTTTCTATCTGCCATATTTGTCTTATTAATAACTGCATATCCGCCCTTGTCTGAGGATCAAGGGCGCTAAAAGGCTCGTCCATCAGCAATACTTCAGGGCTGTTTGCGAGAGCTCTAGCAATTGCTACTCTTTGCTTCATACCACCTGATAATTCTTTGGGATAACTGTTTCGAAACTTTTCAAGTTTGATTACCTTGAGATATTTATCGGTAATTTCCTCCTGCTCTTTGGACGGGATCTTTCTCAATTTAAGCCCGAACTTAATATTATCAGCGACTGTCATCCACGGGAACAAAGTATATGCCTGAAATACCATTCCTCTGTCTGCCCCGGGACCGATAATATTTCTATCTTTAATTACTATCTGTCCGGATGTAGCTACATCAAGACCTGCAACCATTCTAAGTAAGGTCGATTTTCCGCAACCTGACGGGCCAACGATGGATACAAACTCATTTTCAAGAATATTTATATTAACATCTTTCATCGCAACAGTGTCACCTTTTACCGAATGATACACTTTGTTAAGGTCTTTCACATATATTTTACTGTTTGCCAGGTTCGCTTCAATATGACTGTTTTGCTCAGGCAGTTTACTTTTCCTTATTCTAAACAATTGCATTTCTGTCATCCCCCTTCAGCCCAATGGAATAGTTTTTTATTAACAAGAGCAAAGATACGGTCCGTTATAAGACCTAGTAAACCAATTAGAATGATTCCTGCAAATATGGCGTCTGTTTTAAGAAAACGCTGAGATTTCAAAATTGTATACCCTAATCCCGTGTCGGCTGCAACCAGTTCGGCGCTTACGAGATAGGTCCATGCCCAACCAATCATCATGCGTAATGTTTCCATTAATCTTGGCATCATAGCCGGGATGATAATCTTAAATACTGCCTTTCTTGTATTCGTTCCCAAAGTATAGCCTGCATTAATCAGATCATCCGGTACACTCATCGCATCATCTGCTACCATTAATACCAGCTGAAAGAAGGTTCCAATAAAGATAACGGTTACCTTAGCATTTTCTCCAATGCCAATCCAAACCATGATTAGCGGTAAAAAAGCAGGAACCGGCATATATCTTATGAATTCACATAATGGTCTGATTACTGCCTCGAATTTCTTGAAGGTTCCGGTCAGAATGCCAACCGGAACTCCAAGTATAACTGCATAAAGAAATCCTAAAGTTATTCTGTAGATGCTTATTTTTGAGTTATTCCAGAGTGAGCCATCACTAATGGCTTTGATATAGTAGTTGATTACATTTTGAGGTTTTGGAAGGAATATTTCACTTATAGCCCCGCTTGAGCTCGCTATGTACCATGCAGATAGTATAATGACAAATGATATGATAGCCATTAGGGTATAATTCTTTCTGTCTATCTTTTTTCTGATTTTTATATTGATCATCAATCCGCCCCCTTAATATAAGTATCATCAAGAAGTACACTTACATCCTCCGGCTCTTTTTCTATCATTTTTGTGTCCACCAGAAATTCTGCGGACTTTTCCAAGGTGTAGTTAAGATATGTAAAATCATTTCCCTTTTGGAAGGTTTTCTGGTTCATAGCTTTATCAAAGATAGTAACCCCATCTAACATTACCAAATAGTCTTCATATTTTAATTCTGCTCTATCACATATCTCCTGAATAAAATCCTTATCTCGCACATTTAGCTTATCAACTCCGTCAAACCATGAGTCAACGATTTTTTGTACTGTATCTGAGCTGTTGTTAATTACTTCACTTCTTACTGCTAAGGTGTCTGGAATCAATCCAGGCTCACTCTTTGTACTGTAAAGGAGAATTCCGCCCACCTGAATTGCTGTTGATAAAGTTGGTTCCCAAAGCACTGCCGCATCAACACTCCCGGCAATAAATGCAGGACCCGCATCATTAATTGTCATATTAGTAAAATCAATATCATCTATAGTCATCCCATTATCATTAAGTATCTTCAGAAGAAACATATGCTCCAGGGTACCTACTTCTGTAGCTACTTTTTTGCCTTGTAAATCTTTGATAGAATTAATTCCTTCCTTGACTACTAAACCATCTGCGCCATATGAATTATCATTTACAAGAACTATCTTAAAATCAACTCCCTCATTTAATGGAGCAATTGCATCTGAACCAGCAATACAGATCCCATCCACCTGTCCAGAATAGAAGGCCGTTAAAGAATCACTATATACAGGGAAGAATTTGATCGTTACATTGACACCATTATCTTTAAATATCCCTGTTCCATCTATACCATACCATGCATACCAGCCTGACATGGGACTTACTCCCAGAATAAACGGATTATCTTCCGTACCTTTTACCAGAGATTGACTTGTTTTCTGAGTGCTCTCCGATTTAGGGGAACTGCTGCACCCTACACAGACTACTAACATAACTGTTATCAAACTAAGACATAATATTTTCTTCATCATAATCATCACCATCACCTTCTTAAGTTTATTAAATAATTGCATCATTTTCTTTTTCGCCTGTTCGAATACGAAATGCATTTTTCGCAGGCATTACAAATATTTTTCCATCACCTGCCTGATTTGTTTTATTCACCTCTACAACGGTATCAATAAGGCACTGGACATCTTCATCCCTTACATACATCTCAATCATTCTTTTAGCAACAACTCTATGTCGTATTTCACTGTCATCATTATCCATATCGTACTGAACCGGTTGCTTTCCTCTTCCTACAACCTCTTTGACAGTCATGGAATGAAAGCCTGCATCAACAAGAGCCTGTTTCGTTTTAAAATACATTTTGGGACGCAATATAATAACAACTTCCTTCATGTGTTCCTCCCTTCTACCACTGGTATTGGCTATCTTTATAATCTGTTTTCTCCACTGCTTATCGTAACTGCCCTTTCCACATCTGATATAAATATTTTTCCGTCTCCGTAAGTACCGTTTTTACCTGTCTTTGCTGAATCTGCAATTATCTTGATAACCTTTTCCTCATCTTCATCATTTACAACAATCATAATCATTTCTTTTGGGATTTCATCATAATAGGTAACCCCGACTTTTAACCCCTTTTGCTTTCCTCTTCCCAATACATTCATACGAGTAGCCGCTGAATAACCTTTTTTCATAAGTGCATCCAGTACATCCTCCACTTTTTCCGGTCTTATGATAGCTTTTATCATTTTCATCATATTTTCCTCCATTCCCCCTTATATCGGGCAACTAATATTCTTGTAGCATTTATAAAAACAGGATCTGCATCCTAGTTGTATTACTCGTTAAAGCGGTTTCTGAACTAAAAACTATGACTATCAGAAATATCTTCTGCATTTTCTACTCCATATGGTTCGCATATAAAACCATTAACCCACCTGCCGTCTTCCAATTCTATTTCACCAATCGAAAGCGGCGATGTTACCTGTTTCATGAATATACCAAGGTTAGCAACCGGAATATCATATACATCTACTTCAATATAGGTTCCATTCTTTTCATCCCTTACCATTCCTGGTTTCACAGGTGTTGAATTAAGCTTGTACAGCTTGTATTTATCAGTTGTCTTTGCTTTCTCTGTAAATACTGCACCTTGTACGGTTAACTGGTTCTCTAATAAATATCCTTTTTTATGCAGACCACATACTGCAATCGGTATGGTTTCAGAATGAAGAAATGTATCTGCGGTTTTAAGAACCAAACCTTCTGAATCAGCTAATGCAAAAATAGTAATTCCAAATGGAATATCGTTGTCATCCTGTTTTTCAGGAATTGCAATTGCAGATAAATCTAAAAGATTACAATGATTTGTATATAAGCCCATCATTTTGTTTGTCTCAATTGGGTTTTCTCTCACCTCATCTCTGTAGAAAGTTCCTCCAACGGTCGGCATGATAAGTACAGAATCCTGTAGTATTTTGTCTGCCTTTACTCTATAATCCTGAAGAGTATGGATTGCTTCGAAAAGTTTGGCTGCCGTATACTCCCTTTTTTCGCCTGCACGAAGGATTTCCTCTGTTACCGGAAAAGTCTTTCCAGGATTATTGTGAATGAACTTACCTAAATCTTTCCACCGTTCTGCTACCCAAGGGCCTTCATATAAAATTGATGCTGCTTTTTCAAATATTGTGTAATCAATATATTCAACCGGAATTCCAAGCCTTTTAATACGATTTATGGCATTTTCCCATTTTTCTTTATAGATCTTAGCAAACTTTCCAAAGAATATCGGTCCTTCGCTTGGTAAGAGTATTTTCCTGGGTTTTACTGGTATAATCCGCGGTAATCTCCTAGACCAGCTGCAATCTTCATCAAATTCTCTAACTAATGAATTTACTAATATTACATCCTCAAGAGTATTCGTAAATACTGATACACAGTCAATACTTGCACAAGCAGGCACAACTCCTTTCGTAGACCATGCTCCCAGTGCCGGCTTATATCCAATCAGACAATTTAATGCAGCCGGTACTCTCCCAGAACCAGCAGTATCCGTTCCTAGTGAAAAAGCCGCCATTCCAAGTGCTACTGCTACGGCAGAACCGGAACTGGATCCTCCACTGATAAGCTCCGGATTCAATGCATTATGACATTCACCATATGGGCTTCTGGTGCCAACAAGGCCAGTAGCGAACTGATCCAGATTGGTCTTCCCGACTGGAATAGCCCCGGCACTTATTAGTTTGTCAACTACAGTAGCACTGGTTTTCGGTATATATTCATATTCTTTACAGGCTGCGGTGGTGGGAACATCTTTAAGATCAATATTATCTTTTACTGCGAAAGGGATCCCCCATAAAGGAAGCTCCTTGGTATATGGTGGTAATGCATCAATATATTGCTTCATCATATCCATAGATGGCTTTACAATCCATATATTATAATCTTCATACTCCTTCGCCCGACGAATTATTTCATTTGCTAATTCCAAAGGACTTAATTCTCCCGATTCGTATCTCTTTTCTATCCATGCTATTGATAACTTTTTAGGAAAATATTTCATGAGATGCACTCCTTTATTCTACCTTTATACACGCTACCAGCTGTCCGCTGTTTACCTGTTCACCGGGATCCATGTATAGCTTTTCCACAATACCGTTGTATTTTGATTCGATTGGGAATTCCATCTTCATACTTTCAAGTATTACTAAGATATCTCCCTCTTTCACTACCTGCTTCTCTTTGACCTGTACTTTCCATACACTTCCGGGGAGACTGGCTCTTATCACTTCACAGCCAATCGGAATATCCTCGTCAATAAATAATGCTTCTTCTTCTGTTTCTGACACATAATTATCAAGACCTTGCTCTTTCCATCTCTGACGCTCTGCTTCAAAGGAGGCTTCCTGATGTTCCTTGAATGCCTTAATGGACACTTTGTTATCTTCAAGGAATTTTTTATATTCTCCAAGATTGAATGTCGTATCTTCAATTTCTACTTTGAATTTTCCTCTTATGAAATCTTCTCTGTATTTGAGAATTTCTTCTGCCGAGACGGGATAGAACTTCAATTGATCAAAGAAATTTAAAAACCATGGTTTCTTTTTGGTAAAGTACTCTGTCTCCTTTAGCGAATTCCACATTTGAATGGTTCTTCCTACCAATTGGTAGCCCCCGGGGCCTTCCATTCCATAAACACACAAATATGCGCCACCAATTCCGACTGCATTTTCCGGAGTCCAAGGTCTGGCCGGATTATATTTTGTTGTCACCATTCTATGTCTTGGGTCAATGGGGGTAGCGACAGGTGCGCCCAAATATACATCTCCCAGACCCAATACAAGATAGTTCGCGTTAAATACGATGTTTTTGACATCATCAAGGCTGCTAAGGCCGTTGATTCTTCGAATAAACTCGGGATTACTAGGGCACCATGGAGCGTTTGAACGGACTGTTTGTTGATATCTCTCGGCCGCAAGTCTGGTCTGCGGGTCATCCCATGACAAAGGCAATTTGATAATTCTTGAAGGTACGGTTACATTATCAAGTTCAGGTAATGCTGCATTGACCTTCAACACGATATCTACTATTTCTTTCAATGATATCTGATCAATATCAAAATGAATTTGAATTGAGCGAATCCCTGGAGTTAAATCTATGATGGGAAGCCTCATTTTTTCCAACTCCTGCATTAGTATATGTACCCTAAAACGAAGGTCGATATTAAGTTCCATTTGCCCGAACTCAACTAATATATTCTCTTCTCCGTCAAGTCTTACCGTAATATCCGTATCAGCTACATTATCCCTTGCAAGGATGGCATATTCTGCATCTAAGTGTACCTGTTCAGGAAGCGATACCACCTTGTAGTTTTGATTTATGTTCTCTTCTACTGCCTTCCTTATGACTTCTGCCTGTTCCAGAGTTAGCAGCTGAAAACGTACTTTATCGCCGGGATGTAACTGTCCAAGCTTCCATAGTTCACCCTTTGCCGTAGTTACCGGACAGACAAATCCACCAAGGCTTGGACCATCAGGTCCAAGCAGTATCGACTGATCACCTGTTAAATCCAATGTGCCAATTGCATACGCATTATCATGGATGTTGGATGGGTGTAACCCTGCATCACCTCCATCCGTTCTAACCCATTGAGGGATAGGTCCATTTAGTCTGATACCAGTTCTGGCACTATTGAAGTTAACTTCATATACAGAAGATATTAATGTCGTTAAATATTCGGAATGCAGATACTCCGATGTTGGTTGAGGTCCCAGTATTACTCCTATGGTCCATTCATTGGAAAGTGTTGGCCTGTACATATCAGGTACAGATTCAATAGAGTCTATTAGACAATTGTCGTTTACCCTTATCACATCACCAGTTCTCAAGGCCCTGCCGTTATGACCGCCAAACTTACCATCAATAAATGTAGAACCACTTCCCATAATCTTAGGTACATCAAGTCCACCTGCAATAAGTAAATACGTACGCATACCTTTATTACATTCTTTAAATTTTAAAATTTGCATCGGTGCTGCATGAATAACCTGATACATGCTAATTTCTTCACCATCCAGTGTAGCATGCATATCAGCACCAGTAATACAAAAGCTCATCGTAGTTCTGAAGCGATAACTGCCACCTTTATATGTCAGTTCCAGTCCCGCTGCATTCTCAGGATTTCCCAGAAGCTTGTTACCAATTCTAAAGTTATAACTGTCAAAGGGTCCACAAGGGGGAACACCAACGGACCAATATCCGATCATTCCGGGATAATCCTGAACTGTGGTCTGAACACCGCCATCTAATACTTCAATCGCCTTTTCTTCCGGAATAAAATCATTTAGCATTCCAGTAAATAAAGAGCCTTCATTATAAACCTCTGTTTCAATAAGAGCCTTTAAATACTGCATATTTGTGGTAACTCCGTATACCCTTGATTCGGTAAGTACGCGTTTCATTTTATTGATGGCGTCCTGTCTGTCCTCTCCATGAACGATGAGTTTCGCTAACATGGGATCATATAAAGAAGTAACCTCAATTCCCTTTTGTATCCATGTATCTATTCTGGCTAACGAATCAAAATGTAAGTCATCTATTTTTCCTGTACACGGTCTGAAACCATTGATGCAATCCTCAGCATATACTCGAACTTCAATTGCGTGTCCTTTAGGATTGTCTACCAACATTTTTAGTCCTGTTAACTCTCCAGCTGCTTCCTTTATCATCCATTCCACTAAATCAATACCCAAAACTTCTTCTGTGATGCCATGTTCAACTTGAAGTCTGGTATTGACTTCGAGGAAATAGAACTCCTGCGTTGCTTCATCATATAGAAATTCTACTGTTCCTGCATTCCGATAAGAGGCTTCTTTCGCCAAGCTTTCCGCTGCATCATACATTCTCTCCCTGACGCTATTATCAAACCTGGGAGCAGGACTTTCTTCCACCACCTTCTGATTTCTTCTTTGTACTGAGCAATCACGTTCACCTAACGCTGCTACTTCACCGAATTCATTACCAAATATCTGCACTTCCACATGTCTGGAACGGGTAATATACTTCTCAATAAATACACCTGCATTATTGAAATTGGCTAATGCTAAATAGCGTACTCCCTCATAGGCCTGTATAAGCTCCTCAGAGGAATTACAGATACGCATTCCTATTCCACCGCCGCCTGCAGTACTTTTTAATATAATCGGATAGCCAATTTTCTTTGCATTCTCTAATGCCTCTTCTAATCCACTTAAAAGTCCTGTGCCGGGAAGCAAAGGAACTCCGGCTTTTTTAGCTAATTCTCTAGCCGAATGCTTTAATC
The nucleotide sequence above comes from Variimorphobacter saccharofermentans. Encoded proteins:
- the uca gene encoding urea carboxylase, encoding MFSKVLIANRGAIAVRIERTLRKMGIKSVAVYSKADQDSIHVENADEAIFLGEGTAKETYLDTSKILDAAISSGAQAIHPGYGFLSENTDFARECESKGIKFIGPTHEQIQLFGLKHSARELAKKAGVPLLPGTGLLSGLEEALENAKKIGYPIILKSTAGGGGIGMRICNSSEELIQAYEGVRYLALANFNNAGVFIEKYITRSRHVEVQIFGNEFGEVAALGERDCSVQRRNQKVVEESPAPRFDNSVRERMYDAAESLAKEASYRNAGTVEFLYDEATQEFYFLEVNTRLQVEHGITEEVLGIDLVEWMIKEAAGELTGLKMLVDNPKGHAIEVRVYAEDCINGFRPCTGKIDDLHFDSLARIDTWIQKGIEVTSLYDPMLAKLIVHGEDRQDAINKMKRVLTESRVYGVTTNMQYLKALIETEVYNEGSLFTGMLNDFIPEEKAIEVLDGGVQTTVQDYPGMIGYWSVGVPPCGPFDSYNFRIGNKLLGNPENAAGLELTYKGGSYRFRTTMSFCITGADMHATLDGEEISMYQVIHAAPMQILKFKECNKGMRTYLLIAGGLDVPKIMGSGSTFIDGKFGGHNGRALRTGDVIRVNDNCLIDSIESVPDMYRPTLSNEWTIGVILGPQPTSEYLHSEYLTTLISSVYEVNFNSARTGIRLNGPIPQWVRTDGGDAGLHPSNIHDNAYAIGTLDLTGDQSILLGPDGPSLGGFVCPVTTAKGELWKLGQLHPGDKVRFQLLTLEQAEVIRKAVEENINQNYKVVSLPEQVHLDAEYAILARDNVADTDITVRLDGEENILVEFGQMELNIDLRFRVHILMQELEKMRLPIIDLTPGIRSIQIHFDIDQISLKEIVDIVLKVNAALPELDNVTVPSRIIKLPLSWDDPQTRLAAERYQQTVRSNAPWCPSNPEFIRRINGLSSLDDVKNIVFNANYLVLGLGDVYLGAPVATPIDPRHRMVTTKYNPARPWTPENAVGIGGAYLCVYGMEGPGGYQLVGRTIQMWNSLKETEYFTKKKPWFLNFFDQLKFYPVSAEEILKYREDFIRGKFKVEIEDTTFNLGEYKKFLEDNKVSIKAFKEHQEASFEAERQRWKEQGLDNYVSETEEEALFIDEDIPIGCEVIRASLPGSVWKVQVKEKQVVKEGDILVILESMKMEFPIESKYNGIVEKLYMDPGEQVNSGQLVACIKVE